The following proteins are co-located in the Macadamia integrifolia cultivar HAES 741 chromosome 3, SCU_Mint_v3, whole genome shotgun sequence genome:
- the LOC122074198 gene encoding ethylene-responsive transcription factor ERF019-like, producing MRSSQEGSSSSSSSSSHGVQQQKKRLKGIRRRKWGKWVSEIRVPGTRDRLWLGSYSNPEAAAIAYDTAMFCLRGPSSVTHLNFPMCVPDFLEINMSPKSIQIAASNAAMAIDYELTKMAAPEGVIDNDNTVKEGAIQVLETQIFEDGDQ from the coding sequence ATGAGATCTTCACAAGAAggtagttcttcttcttcttcttcttcttcccatggAGTtcagcagcagaagaagaggttAAAGGGTATTCGCCGCAGGAAATGGGGGAAATGGGTATCAGAAATTCGAGTCCCCGGCACAAGAGACAGGCTTTGGTTAGGTTCATACTCCAACCCAGAAGCCGCCGCAATTGCCTATGATACTGCAATGTTCTGTCTAAGAGGTCCTTCATCAGTAACTCATCTCAACTTCCCTATGTGTGTTCCCGACTTCCTTGAGATCAACATGTCTCCAAAGTCTATACAGATAGCAGCATCTAATGCTGCCATGGCTATTGATTACGAGCTTACAAAAATGGCGGCGCCGGAGGGTGTCATTGACAACGATAACACTGTAAAAGAAGGTGCAATACAAGTTCTGGAAACCCAAATTTTTGAAGACGGGGACCAATGA
- the LOC122074788 gene encoding uncharacterized protein LOC122074788, translating into MAASPSSVISGVLSISSPPHPRKSHLPPYCPIFAGKCSSTPSLYISCWKASNKLVCKATEISVAEESPASGDSGGGGGGGGDGKNWVPVVPLAALPRGERRVIIQDGETILLLWYKDEVFAIENRSPAEGAYSEGLLNAKLTQDGCIVCPTTDSTFDLKTGAIKEWYPNNPVLRALTPPLRTLFIYPVKTDAENIYISMEGGELAASAEIVFSGKAQPGVTASDVNVEEVRMVVDEGSQGFGFTKTNELINGKAATIGFLLLLDFELLTGKGLLKGIGFLDFLYTVSKAFS; encoded by the exons ATGGCTGCATCCCCCTCCAGTGTCATCTCTGGAGTCCTCTCCATCTCTTCTCCTCCGCACCCTAGGAAGTCACACCTGCCACCCTACTGCCCCATCTTTGCCGGAAAATGCTCCTCCACCCCTTCCCTATATATCTCTTGTTGGAAAGCCTCCAATAAGTTAGTATGCAAGGCAACTGAAATTTCAGTGGCTGAAGAGTCTCCGGCTTCTGGGGATAgtggcggcggcggcggcggcggagGTGATGGGAAGAACTGGGTTCCGGTAGTGCCACTAGCGGCGTTACCGAGGGGTGAAAGGCGTGTGATTATTCAGGATGGGGAAACGATTCTGCTTCTCTGGTATAAGGATGAGGTTTTCGCAATCGAGAACCGGTCGCCAGCCGAAGGAGCTTACTCTGAAGGCTTGCTTAATGCTAAGCTGACTCAG GATGGCTGTATAGTTTGCCCAACAACCGATAGTACATTTGATCTTAAAACTGGAGCCATCAAGGAATGGTATCCAAATAATCCTGTGCTGAGAGCCCTTACACCTCCCTTGAGGACACTCTTCATTTATCCTGTGAAAACAGATGCTGAGAACATTTATATTAGCATGGAAGGAGGTGAATTGGCTGCTTCTGCAGAGATTGTCTTCAGTGGGAAAGCTCAACCAGGTGTTACGGCATCCGATGTCAATGTGGAGGAG GTGAGAATGGTGGTTGATGAAGGATCACAGGGCTTTGGTTTCACTAAAACAAATGAATTGATAAATGGAAAGGCAGCTACAATTGGCTTCCTATTATTGCTAGATTTTGAGCTCTTGACGGGTAAAGGTCTTCTTAAGGGAATTGGCTTCTTGGATTTCCTTTATACTGTTTCAAAAGCTTTCAGCTAG
- the LOC122074787 gene encoding 11-beta-hydroxysteroid dehydrogenase B-like encodes MDLLNSLLNLMVPPASLVMLASAWPTLCLVNACEWLYHSFYSENMEDKVVIITGASSSVGEQIAYEYAKRRANLVLVARRDNRLWGISDKARRMGAKHVMVIAADVVKEEECRRFIDETISFFGRVDHLVNTASLGHTFYFEEATDTSVFPLMMDINFWGNVYPTYVALPHLRQTNGRVVVNASIESWLPMPRMSLYAAAKASLIHFYESLRFEVRDDIGITIATHGWIGSEMTRGSKFMVEDGAGAEMQWKEEREAIIVTGGHVEEYAKLIVAGACRGVTYVRFSNWYDIFMVYRVFAPNVLAWAFRLLLTNNTRRTSYIGTGRSFLENIPSRSGRLLSGPPPGSTPLNFQQQQQLLKYE; translated from the exons ATGGATCTTCTAAATTCTCTACTAAATTTAATGGTTCCTCCTGCAAGCTTGGTCATGCTAGCATCTGCATGGCCAACTTTGTGTTTGGTCAATGCTTGTGAATGGCTTTACCATAGCTTCTACTCTGAAAACATGGAAGACAAAGTTGTCATCATCACTGGCGCTTCTTCTAGTGTTGGAGAG CAAATTGCCTATGAATATGCAAAGAGGAGAGCTAATCTTGTGTTAGTCGCTAGAAGAGATAATCGACTTTGGGGGATTAGTGATAAGGCAAGGCGCATGGGTGCGAAGCATGTCATGGTCATAGCAGCAGATGTTGTCAAGGAAGAGGAATGTAGAAGATTCATTGATGAAACAATAAGCTTTTTTGGTCGTG TTGATCATCTAGTGAACACAGCCAGTTTGGGACACACTTTCTACTTCGAAGAAGCTACAGACACTTCTGTGTTTCCTCTTATGATG gACATAAATTTCTGGGGCAACGTATATCCTACATATGTTGCTCTTCCACACTTAAGACAGACCAATGGTCGAGTAGTTGTTAATGCATCAATTGAGAGCTGGTTACCTATGCCAAGAATGAGCCTATATGCT GCAGCAAAGGCATCTTTAATCCACTTTTACGAGTCTCTGCGGTTTGAAGTAAGAGATGACATAGGAATAACAATAGCTACACATGGTTGGATCGGGAGCGAGATGACTAGAGGTAGTAAATTCATGGTAGAAGATGGCGCAGGTGCAGAGATGCaatggaaggaagagagagaa GCAATAATAGTCACTGGAGGTCATGTGGAAGAGTATGCAAAGTTAATCGTCGCCGGTGCCTGTCGAGGAGTAACATATGTGAGATTCTCAAATTGGTATGATATTTTTATGGTTTACAGAGTCTTTGCACCCAATGTCTTAGCTTGGGCATTTCGTTTGCTGCTTACAAATAATACAAGGAGAACTTCCTATATTGGGACTGGAAGATCCTTTCTGGAGAACATCCCATCAAGATCTGGAAGGCTTCTTTCTGGGCCTCCTCCTGGTTCAACCCCACTTAATtttcagcagcagcagcagctacTGAAGTATGAGTAG